In Phaseolus vulgaris cultivar G19833 chromosome 7, P. vulgaris v2.0, whole genome shotgun sequence, the genomic stretch TAGTTCGAACCAGTCAATtgatattttattgaaaagaaTGGATAATTCTGATTAAAAACTATGCACAAGAAATTTGGAGATTTTTAATCTTGTTTTGGttgcaaatattaaataaacgttcaattataatatttaaaatatcacCATAAATAATCAAATAGTAAGTTCAAAATCTATCTTTCATATAATCAAAATATTACTAACAATTTAATGTTGATTGAACTATAACGGGAGCAAGGGCCGTGATCTGTCACTgatcataaaaatattattttaattgctGTCTGTAAacattttaaaacaagaaataaaatgaaaacaatataacatttttaaataatattaaaaaaaattatctttacatatcataataaatataaagcATTTGAAATCTTTGTCTCACCATTCAAAAGATGTGAAAGTAGAAATTTATAGAATTCAACAGATATCGATATAGAAATATCCAGGTTGATAAAAGCTATACatttaataatacatataaagCTCATAAATAAGCATCCACAGGGACAACTATTCAAAGATGAGATTTTGGATCCATGTTAAATCAGCAATATCTCCtcccaaaagaaaaataataccgAATATTTAAAATGAACATTTCTCACCAAGACTGCATTTCTGACCCTAAATACCAGTGTATGCGGGTATTTATCCCATGCTCCACTGCACCTGTTTCTCATTCACTGAGATTTAAGAAGCCCCCAGAAAAGATTCACCCCAAATCAATTGTCAGGGACTGCATTTTTGTTGAAAAATGAAGCCTGCCATGAATTTGACTTAGAGTGCTTATACATTTAGGTGAGAATATCCATTATCTACCCCACCATTGCCAGAGTCTAGAAGAGCTTTCTTATTGAACTCCCTAGCATATCTCCACACATAATTCAGACCCACAAGAAGCTCAGTGATTATTGCTTCTGTTTTTTCTTGATTTGCAAAGTAAAGGGTCTGTACCAGCAGCACATTTGTCCGGGAAACAAAACAATGTTGCTCATAACTTCTCTCAGATTGCCATCTTAGCATGTTGTGAGCAAGCGGGGCTAACCATTCTAATATACCTGTCATTGCTTCGGTCCATTCTTCTGCTAGACCTGCATCATACACTGCTGAAGCCATGGCCCTGGAATATGGCTTTAGTTTGATGCTAATAGCAACTCTTACACGTCTAGGTAACATGTTGTACAGATCATCTCTTGCATCAAGACCAATCAAGTAAGGAGATGTTGCTAGCTTCTCAATCATGATGATTACATTTGCATAGTGCAGGGCTAAAGAAGCAGCACCAAGGGAGTCGGATGGAGGCTTTAACCTGCACAGGTAATGGAAAGTTGATTGAGGGCTATGAACCTCTTTTCTAGGAGTGACAAGGTTTGCCTTAGGGTCATTGGGATTCTGTGATGCTAAATGAACATCATTTGGGCTTGAGTGGCTATCAATGACCAGAGAACTGTCGGCCAGTATAGATCCTTTGAAAGGTTCTACTTGAGTCAGTCGACTATGTCTTGCGTTAATTTCCTTCCCACGTGCAGCAGTTGAGTGGCCATGAAAGTTCCaaatcttgctgtttttatttgttCCATTATCTGGGACAGgcttttttgaattttttccaAGAGGACCTGAGAAAAATCTGATACTTCTATTCTTTACTGAAATTAGGCCTGGCTTTGTGGACGAGTCTCCAGCATCTGAAGGAAACATGCTAGCTTTATCTGTTCGAACATTTGGACGAGAGGTAGCAGCAAAAGCACCAAGTGGTCCTGAAGCAAATGTGGCCCGAACTTTGCTGGAGGGTTGGGCTGAAGGTTGCAATACTTCAGAAACTGATCGACTACCATCAGCGTGATCAGAATTCAAAGCACTTCTATTCTTGATTTTACCAACGTCTATTATCTCTTGAATGCCAAATACATTGTTGATCCTACTGAATATCGTAAATAAAGATCTTGCTAAAAAGTTCACCGTGTAATCATATGTTCTGTTCCATAGAGAACTAGCCTTTAAGTTCTTCACCTCCAGCCTCTTCCACGCAACCTTCTTTTGATAGTCGATTAAATTTGGTCCATCTGACTCGGTGTAAGCCTTCATTCTTCCAAGAGTTTGCTCAAGATCAGCAAGCAGTTCCATCTCTTGGTATAAAGTTGCATTAGTTGATATAAACTTTTCCATcctttttacctttttttccatttttttggAAGAGAACTCCCACCGATATGGATCAAAACCAAAAGTGATAAATTCATCAAAGGCATTCTCAAAACCTTTCAAACTTTGATCACTGCATTTTTTCCCTAGCCTAGCCACAGATTCAGCCACATGTGCCATATTCTCGAGCATCTCCAGACTGATTAGACGTACAATGAAATTATCGTCTTCTGAAACAAGTTTTCTGATACCCACTGAATTTGTTATCTCTTCTCTCAACTTAGCAACCTGTTTATCACTCAAAGACTGCCACAAGTTAACAAGCTTGGACATCAAGCTTGCAACTTCAAATGCTAATACTCCAAGCGCTGCCTTCTCAGAATGAGCATCATCCTTCCGTTGAATCTTCCATATAGTTCGAAACCATGATGGACCAACCATTGCTTACCTAAGAATGGTAAAAAAATGTTCTTTAAGACAAGTCCTTGGTCATAGCTCTGTAGTACTCCATAAATAACACAAAATAAGATTGTCAAAATGGGCTTTAAGTATCTAGATAAATTTCAATCGGAATCAAATACTTTATGATGCTCAgtataatataacaaaataaaatatgtactTGGTCTTTCTACAAACCTCTTTTTGCTATTCTGGCCCATGGCAGGGTAAGGAAGGGGCATGGAAGATTGAACTTGAAGTAATTAAATTTGGCCAAGTGCAAAACAGTTTTTTCTTATTACACACTGCATGTGGCATGCAGTGGACTATCCTAACATCTTTCAACCATGGCAAACTATTCCAAGTATTTAGATTTGATAGTTTATTATATCATCTTCTACAATTGTGAAAATTCTACATATTTCAAGTACAACAATGGTTTATTTGTGAATTAAAAGGCATCTTTTTCCTTTGGAAACCAAACTATCTTTGTCATTCAACTGCTCTAAAGCTTGTCTAACTCATGTGAAACAACCTATTGGTTGATCCTCTTTAGCTTTATAAGGTCATATTTAGTATTTTTGATGCAAATAGATGGGCTTATGTGTTTGACAAAATCTAACAGAAACAAACTACGAAACATTTGACATGGATATCTATATCTTATGCAAATTAAATTGATGTATACCAACAACAATTATACTATGGTTTAAACCAAATGGGATATAATTCACAGTAAGTTCTTAATTTTGACATTAACTGTAGTAAAAAATGTTCAAGTTGACCAGACATCAGTCATAATCTTGTATAGATAGCAACCTTAGTGTAACCCACAACCAcagacagaaaaaaaaaagagaaagtttacatgaatttttaacaaaaaagggaaaagaaaataaaaagaagaaataggTCCCAACCAAAAAAAAAGATTCTTTTCATTTACATGATTTTGCCTAAGCATATAATTATAGGGGAAAAATAAGCTCTGACATCTAACTCCATAATTTCATTATAGCAAATACTGCTCAAGAATatttactgattttttttttgtaagaaaaaGGAGAATATAAACCAAAATCTGGAGATTCTTCTATTGTTTCTCTATTCTCCTCCTTTTctgttaacttttttttattaacaaacaGTGGCTAACTAGAATCACCTAAAAGGAATATACTTTGGGGAGAATGGTTCCACACCAATTCTGAGTGCAATTACAAAGAAAAATGGCAGAAACCAtacaaaaaaagaagataaaaaccaCAATTAATAATGAGTTTACAAGTTCTAAACCATCTAATATGCAGAAAAATTAATAGTGATAGTGGGAGACCCAGAAACTCACcgatcaaaagaaaaaaaaaaggaagagttGGGCTTGGAGAGAAATCGTTGAGCTGAGAGAGAGAAATGGAAGTATATGGAAGTTGTGCAGTGAAAAGGAAAAGGAGGCGAAATTGCAGAGAAAGCTAGTTTATATATTATGTATGAATAAATGGAATTAAAGACACACATTTTATAGGTTGTTTTTTTATTCCCTTTCACACCCTCCACATTTATTATTTACCAAAACTAATATACAAACAAGTAGTTTAAAAAGCACTTAACATGCTATTGAAAACTTTTTTGTCTTCGTTGAATTCTTCTTTAAATATAGAGTCCTTAACTAAACTTGCCACTTAATCTTGAAATGGATTGAAGCAAATTAAGATTACTTGAAtgtgaaattaaaatatttaattgctTTTACTGTTATgtattttacttaaaattttgGTTTTGAAGTATTTATTATGCACAGTtctattgatatttatttttattacaaaaattgGTAAATTGTATTTATTGGATTTTTCTTCTTTGAGTATTTTTTTCTACTTATAAGgtagaatattttatttaagacaCGGAGTGCTTATTTTTGCAATTTTGACTTTGACTAGCATTAACTTTTGTCTACTTTGTTGTTAATTTATGAATTGGAATAGCGTGTACACACTCTTCTTACATCTACTTTTATACTATTATGGATCTAAATTTTTACATTAGAATTAGAGCATTTTTAAGTAATGGTAATATTatctattttctttatttaaatttaattatgacagtaacattttattacaaaacaaatgtttttattaattttataattttataattatataatatttgaggataattattatttattataagtaattttataagtaataaaataaattaataaaaatgataatatatgTACACTGAAAGGgaaattttctttattaataattataaattgtagataatttgtattattattcAATTACTTTTATTGATTCTTACAAAACTATATTAAAAGATGTATTTAGGATTAGTGCATAGTTTAGACCCTCTGGTATTACTAATTCATATAAGTTAAACATTTTCTCTAATATATACTGAGAGAAATTTTTAAAGTAAGcatttaattatattctttAAATTAAGACCAACTATTCACAATGcctatttaattttaaattttttgttaattaaaaatcaaaagaaagttaTAGTTAAATATGTTATACgagtaattaattttaatttaatagttATATTAAATATCTTAATTTCTCCTGCTTTTGCATCTACTCTATTAATTTGCATGTTGAAAAATAGTTAATGTTCTTGAttttataagaatttttttaaagttttaatatattatttatctctGTTAATAATTGTTTTACTTGTAATAACTACTCAAGGCAATTTAGTATTAAAAACAACAGTTGATGTTAAGTTAAGAAGTGAAAGATAAAAAATCAGAAGACTTAACTAgtcaataaattaattttagttggTCAATAATATATCGATTATATCTCCATATTGAAATGGTCATACATAACAACAATTTACAAGCAAAGTATaatgtatataaaaattaaacacacacaaatataaattagcttaattcatataaatttttttattgataatataaataaaaagaccaaaatatagtttaaatgTCTGAAAGGTAACTACAACAACTAAAATGAAGATagagaaattaatttaattaattaatatctaattatcaCCATCTAATCCAGGGAGTAAATAGAGTGTGTgagttataaaatattttgacatAGATTAAATGTGTatgtatgaataaaaaaaaagtaattaatacaTCACTGTgtttatgtaatttaatttcaataaataaattcaaaagacatgttataaattttttaaatgctAATATTATTACACTTTTGAAAGAATAagcttaaatttataaaataaagcaAAATAACTAACATTTAACTATTctaatcattaataaaaaaattatgtaatttttaggtttaaaaagtaaaaataatattatacacTTATTTCCATCTCTAACCCTTAATTAGTTACATATTTGGAAAAGAAAACTCTTTCAAATAATGATTGGTGTTTTTTCTACAATATAATTTTGTAgttaagaagaaaaataaaaactcaaaaCGAATTAGCACAAATATCATCTTACATAAAAGCTGCTTGTCGACACCAATTTAGactttttttaccaaaatatttattttgtggATAAATAAGACATCCATCATAATCTAAAAACCATTCACCAcctactaaaataaattaataaaattatctaaataaatgttgttaaggtgttttattatatatatatatatatatattgcccTATGCATATGTTTTAACATGAAAAATCACTTTTATACAATAATATACATTTTTATGTGTAagataagataatttttttgcCTATACgaactatttattttttgtgggatgtgtatttttaaatttttacattaagttaaatcaatatattttctctttaactgtttatttaaatagtttttaaaattttataaataaatattggaCAGGATTATAATATCTATAAATTATagtaaaacaatattttatttgtgaaactaattttgagatttttaaaaataaaggttCTGATATAgactttttatctttaaatttatatcACTAATTAAGTAatacttttataataaattaacatTCCATGCAATTTATGTGGAGTTTATGAAACTCAGACACTTTTCTTACATGACGTATTCGTGTTAGGTATATGTATTAAACATTGACATTCATATGATACTTGTAGGAAGTaccaaattcaaaaaatatttgttgtatTTCTGACAATTATATCATaggtctaacacaattttaaaaataaaaaataaattattttgaactaaccatgaaaaacatctcttgcttaattaaaaaaatgaaacatacttaatatatgtaaatctttattattaattgatataatttataattacataatatataaatcgtGTTTGGTATCCGTATATTTTAAACTAATGTTATGTCACTCTAGCATGAAatacattaataaatttatattagatacattaaaaatttattattaaaattgaatctGAAATCACGGAgtattatatataagaaaattggCAGTGGAAGAGATAAAATTGGAAGGTAAGAGTGATGAATTCCATTCCATCACGATCAGGCACGAGTGGCAATTACGCGGATTTGTGACATTTTACCAATATGGCCTCCACGTAGTCCTCACTGGGGCccacatattaaaaaaatggtcCCAGTTGcattaaaatacaatttaatcAATCACTCTGtctttgatttttctttttctcatcaCTTTGCCTTTCATTTATTATGGcgacaaaattttatattatccaTTCACATCTTATTCTCTCATTACACAACATTGACTTCCATTTACAAACCAATTTAATTCTtaaacaagttttctttttttttcaagtcAAGGTGTAAATGACCcgttataattttatatttctgGGAAATTATCATAGAATTTCAAGTTTATTAACTGTTTAAGTATGATTTTATTGTGTTTTGCATTCAATTAAATATGTTGAAATTCTTATAAATATAatgatttcttattttttattaaaactattattttaaagagtctatttgttaaatataaatagaCTTGTAAAACCTTCAAGGAACCAGACTACAATGGGCTAGGTCAAACCTTGTGAGTTTAgaactttcttttttcttttacaccccCAGTTTTAATATGCACCCCTAGTTTTAATATGGACCCATATAGTAAAGGACTAAAATATCCTTAAGAAATATTCAGAAAACACTTCCATAACTCTTCCTCCTACAGGCCTTCATAACTCCAATGCCATTAAGCTCTGTCTATGCCATCTTTGTCACGTTCCATTTACAATAAACTTATATGTATGCTCTTTTAGGATAAGTCTAAGTTTAAGTTTTTGAAAGGGTACTCCCATAATATATTCAAGAGTGACTTGttttaataagataaaaaaataaagatgaaagattatagataaaaataacCTCCAAAGAATTTGATAATCCATATACGTATTTTagattagtttttttataagttgAGTATTTTTTGTAGGTATAGTTCTACAAATTAGGTtactaaaaatacatttttaatgaaCTTTTGAAATAGTATTCTAGATTAAACAATTTACAACTAGGGGATTGAGCAGATTAAGTAATATAGAATCGTTGAAAATTAAATGTTAGACAACTATGACTAGGAAAAGGTGATGAGAAGACAAAAGCAAAATTATTCTAATGTTCATTTGGGGAAGAATATTGATGTTACACACAAGAAAGATGGGTGatactttaaaatctaaaactaGGTTCTTATAACTAAAACCTCCTTAAAGTTGTCAGAAAAATaaatacttaattttattttagaatttatatatatgtcATTGTATTGCAACTATATCCTTTTATAGCTAAATTATGTGACACTCTAGAGAACCATTAATGAATTTCACtaaatttaactaattttcACTAAGTAGTTTTTAATGTCCATTAGCAATTAACTCTACTAGTGTTGcctttaattttcatatttcgAAATGCATAATTATTTCTCACCATGGGAATATAGATGCTTTACCTTCTCGCATAATTTTTTATCTTCTGATGTGATAATTGAGTCACttaattaaagaaatataataaaaattataaacaaaactaaaaattatatagACTTCATTTAGATCATATCAAAAAAGGATTTCCTTCTTGACTTATGTGTGAGACAAATTACCTTTCCATGTTAGAGAGAACAACGAAGATATAGTCATATGAACAATGATATTGAAGAAACTGTGCGCCAAAAGGATGCATAAGTACCCCTTGATGAATCGTTTATGGGGGACTTGGAGATACTTCAATACTAATAATGCACGAAGATCACGTGGCTTGTAATTCTTGGACGAGATTTGAacattgaatatttttatattttagtttgcTTCTAATTAGAAAACAATTGTTGGCATTTGTAGGATTGTGAGGAGTTGAAGTTGGTAGCATATAGATACAACATGAATAAGTCAGGGGTCACACACCACCACAAAGAGGTTGTAGTTGAACTTTGTGGATTGTTACCACTTTGCATCGTTAGTTTGTCTAATTTTATTCAGCTAAGATGTGGTGCAAGGAGACCAACAACTTTAATCTAATAATTGGTGAGATGGTCAACACACTAGATAATGTGTTATCCTTCACATACCAATCATGGGTTGGTTTTATATGTATGTAAACTTTGACGCGATAACCAAAACAACAAAGGTGTGGTAGAGTTGCTTGGTTTTGACCATGAGGATGCATTTATAGATACTACACATCTTACAACTAGACATGTGTTCCTGAGCTGGTTATAGGATGTGTATAATGATTCTTATGAAAACAGGAAATTGACCTTTAGGACTCGAGCTTATTTGTTGCATCTTCTGTGTTGCACATTTTTTGTGTGGACAAGAGTCTCATCTAGGTCATtgttgttgggtttaatagtgccaaagttcaagagggggggtgaattgaccttttaaaactttctcgcagaaacagtgtttaacacagttttacagaaaataaatcgatttatgtgaaaatgaacagatttatttcagcactgtttttgtttgaaaagcttttatacagcaaggttaatcacaagattatgcagatagattttccagatgcacacacacagatatcagattgaaaaacagtgaaacacaaaaacagcaaaccttaattccaattaatgtgatttaggttcagttaagagcttgacaattagtgagacaatctatcacactcaacctgttttattagccttcaacagattatcagtgttcttattgaaaccagacagttttccagaaattaagaacagta encodes the following:
- the LOC137827704 gene encoding uncharacterized protein; the encoded protein is MVGPSWFRTIWKIQRKDDAHSEKAALGVLAFEVASLMSKLVNLWQSLSDKQVAKLREEITNSVGIRKLVSEDDNFIVRLISLEMLENMAHVAESVARLGKKCSDQSLKGFENAFDEFITFGFDPYRWEFSSKKMEKKVKRMEKFISTNATLYQEMELLADLEQTLGRMKAYTESDGPNLIDYQKKVAWKRLEVKNLKASSLWNRTYDYTVNFLARSLFTIFSRINNVFGIQEIIDVGKIKNRSALNSDHADGSRSVSEVLQPSAQPSSKVRATFASGPLGAFAATSRPNVRTDKASMFPSDAGDSSTKPGLISVKNRSIRFFSGPLGKNSKKPVPDNGTNKNSKIWNFHGHSTAARGKEINARHSRLTQVEPFKGSILADSSLVIDSHSSPNDVHLASQNPNDPKANLVTPRKEVHSPQSTFHYLCRLKPPSDSLGAASLALHYANVIIMIEKLATSPYLIGLDARDDLYNMLPRRVRVAISIKLKPYSRAMASAVYDAGLAEEWTEAMTGILEWLAPLAHNMLRWQSERSYEQHCFVSRTNVLLVQTLYFANQEKTEAIITELLVGLNYVWRYAREFNKKALLDSGNGGVDNGYSHLNV